From Ananas comosus cultivar F153 linkage group 2, ASM154086v1, whole genome shotgun sequence:
TCAGTagctctaatcttaaattcaagtcttttatcaccatttttttatgtgatttttattttcacccgtATATTTTTAGATTACTCGATAGGtatgtaaatgatattgaaaaattataaaatttaattttcaaatattttcaatagtgtaaatcaactctaatggagcccatcatcgatttggaagctgcttTATTGAAAACAATTCGGTAGCACGGAAACCGACAGTATACCGGCTGGACTCTATTTTAAATACCaagaaagggaaaggaaaaaattgatataatttTCAAAGGCGAATCGACCATCAATCTTAATCTTAAAGAACCCACATCATTCTACGGAGTAAAAAGAATTTGCAATGAGAAGgcaaaaattatttaatgtTGCGTTTCATTACAGTATTTCTCATCAGCTCGACATACCAGTAGAAAGAGACATTAGAAACTCACTTTATGTAATGGACAGTGTTTGTCTCTAAACATTCCAAAAATTTACATAGAAATGCTGCTGAAATAGAAAAACAAGTACAGTGAGAAAAGGTTTAGACTGGGAATTTCCCGTTCAGCGAGCTTGTCGATTGAAACCATCATTGCTGACATCCACAACAATTAGAGACGGGTACGTAACTCGTAAACAGTCTGATACAGATGATCTGTAGCACCTATTTGGGGCATCGAGATTCGAGTATGGTTTGTATTCCCAGTGTTCAAGTTTAATTGGTAGCCCTATGTTTCTGGTCTTATCGCCTTGAGAAGCAAATGGACAATTATAATCCGGACAAATTGGAGGACATCGACTTGTGGTATTAAAAGTAAAATGCTTCGTTTTCTACCCATCATTAAGAAAAAGATTGATGGTGATGGCTCGACAATGGTAACAAATGCAATGATGTAAAGCATCTAGTACATACCACTATAGCAGGGGTCGATAGCATATGGATATTCTCCGGTGACCATTCTGAGGAATCTCCTTAATCATCCAACTCCCTTCCCACAGAGATATTTGGACTGGTGGTTGTGAGGTCTCCAGAGCTGGCTGCGAGATTAACCAATGACATAAAGTGACACCTGAGTTTACAAAATTACAGTTAAGTGACACAGGCGTACACTGGAAATGTCGAAAGACAACGACGAGAAATTATTGTGCACACCTTATGCATAGATACACCAGTGAACTCTATCCAACTAACAATCCAATTCATTTCAACCTATCCTTTACTTCCCACCATTTAATGAGCAACGATAATTCTTCGTCTAAGAGTCAAAAGGAGAGTTTGATGGTGGTCGGTTGCCCAGAAGTGAGGACTTACGCGGAACAGCAGATGGCCATTTCTTTTTTCGTGGACCATGTTCTTGAATTTATCTCTAGTTAATGTGCGATGAACATATCCATATTCATTACCTAGAAACGAAGGACTagaaaagaaaagggcaaaattcACCCACAGAAGTCACTTCTCTCGGAGAACCCACCCTTCTACTGTTTTTTATAACTTAGCTTAGCTCTATAATGCACCGGATCGATGATACGATGATTTCAAAATCCTAATTAGCATTTACCCCTGTTATATCCACAATATAAGATCAAACTGACCAGAAGAgtcaaatttctaactttatTCTCAGCTCAAAAATAACATGTTACAGAACATTGCTCTGCAGCGAAGTTTACATGATCTTATAGCAGAGTTTCACATAAATAAACTCGCTCGGTTgatattttatacaaaaatgTGCCAATAATAATACCTTAGTTCTTAAGCAGATTCCTTCTGAGTCATTTCCGTTTAACACTTTCTTCTACTCTGGTAAGAGCGTCGGTGATGACATCAATGCTCCAATCCTTTAAATCATCCTGCAAACAACAAAGATACAAACAGTTTAAGGTAATCCCCTACACCTCTGAGAAACCAAATAAGAAACATAAGCACTACTTCCAATTTCAAGCTAGAGATGATGATGAAGCAAAACAGATTTACTTCAATTTATAGGGGGGGGCGAAAACCCCAAAATGGTGTATGAAAGAAAGAATAGAGAACTACATAGCATAATGTGACAAACAATCTTAGATTTGCCTAAAAGGTTTGAACATGCAGTTCTAAAGTTGCAATTGACCAACCAGATGTATGGGTTCTCCGGTTCTTATTCGAGCATTTGGGCGAGCCAATTTGGATTCGAAAGGAGTCCTCGGCCTAATTTCCTGGATCTCGTCCCATTCCTCACGGCTAAGCATTCTCACAGTCCCTTGCCCAGGCGGTGCCTTCTGTATCTTGCGTTCGAGCCTCTCTTGAGCTTTAGATTCATCGTACTGCCGATTACGCAGAGCACGAAGAATTACGCAATCCATTTCAAATCACGAAATGACAAAGCAGGAACAATCAACTTAGGGGCACATTTTTGGTTGACATATGCAAAAATCTATCTCTTTAATTGTATATATCAGCTTCACAAGGTTGCAACTGTTACTAGCAAAAGATAAATACAGCATATAATAAACTCGGATCGTAGTCACTATTTGAACTATAACAATTGAAAGTTTCAAATTAAAAGTTTCACATAatcttttctcatttctctgCATAGCAAATCACCACGGTTTGCTAATGtaagaataaagaagaaaaggagcGGGGTTGTAGTCCTtgtgggttagggttttggagagaTGCGGGGGTTAGTTTACCATCATGAGGAGCTTGGCGAAGAGGGCGATGGCGACGGCGGTGAGGACCATGGGCATGGTGGCGGTGTCGAGCCACGCCGAGGACTCGGGCGTCGCCACGAAGAACTCGTCCCGCGCCGggtcgcgccgccgccgccgcgccgcgcaTCGCGCGCCCCGAGCGCGCCATCATCGATCGCAGCATCGCCCGAAGCAAAGCCCGCGCCGCCCCGTGTTGGGATCGGGAGAGAGGCGACAACGGGGAAaaaactcgatttttttttttcactttttccgaAGTTTGTAATGTGGGCAGGGGTTGGGCCGTGTTGAGGCCCAAAGATGGGCCGAAACAAGGCCTTCCTGATGGGCCGCATTTGGCCCACTTGTAATATACttgtacaaaaaaataaacttgTTCATGCAAACAAATAGGCTCTATATGGTTGTGGGGGATTCAGAAACCTTAATTTTGATCCATATCTTGTACTAAACAATGAATTCAAATCTTCagtatccaaattttaaaaaattgttttagaAGCAAGTTActcattttgtttattattttaaaaataaactcagttaaaaatttaaaacaattagatttcgaactttAATCCTCAACTACTAATTATTAAGTTCTTAACCAACAACGCTAAGTATACAAATGCTGCTCTTACAACATCCTATGCAAGCGTGGAACAATCCTACGACTACAtcgatataaataataatagcgAGAGCCACTATGAAGTACATCTGATTCTTGAATCATACCATCCATCTATTTTGCGTGTCATCTTTTCATGCGGTGCGGCGTTTTCTGACCGTTGTAACGATCACCTACTTGTGATACATATTGCCAAATATTTTCGTcgggaaaatgaaaaaaaaaagggggggaaataataatatttagccAAAAATGTCAAACCTAATGGGGGAATATTTCAAGCTTAACTCCGGCTAAAATGTGTTTGCATTGCAACTTGACAAAGTCCACACCCAGAATAACCCCGAAATTCCCTATCTCTCAGTGTCGCATATTCCATTTTTGGTCCACTCTAACCttgttagaaaaataatttattttgtgcCCATTTCATATTCCCCATATTTCAATGTTGGGGTGCTCACACcctttaaaatattcaaattcagGTACCAccgaaataaataatttgagaACTTGGTAGGTACAGCGGGGACTAATTGTGTGAAAAACAAGAAGTtgcctataaatatatatatatatatatagatccaAATTAATTTAGTGCAATTTATATGATATTTATTGTTATATTTATATGATAATTTCTAGAACTAGATAACctactcaaattaaacaattcGATAATGCAAGAgaagtaaaatttaattagaaaagcATATCACCATCACCAAGAAAAAACTAGGttgatattt
This genomic window contains:
- the LOC109706913 gene encoding uncharacterized protein LOC109706913 translates to MPMVLTAVAIALFAKLLMMYDESKAQERLERKIQKAPPGQGTVRMLSREEWDEIQEIRPRTPFESKLARPNARIRTGEPIHLDDLKDWSIDVITDALTRVEESVKRK